A window of Chelmon rostratus isolate fCheRos1 chromosome 18, fCheRos1.pri, whole genome shotgun sequence genomic DNA:
GGCCCACATCTTCGTTACAGACCGACTTTCTAACGCAGGAAGCTATGAAAAATCTCTTGTCAATGTGAGTATCAGATACAGCAGGTTAGTGTTGGGCTGATACACACTATGGTAAAATTAGGACAACTAAGAGAGGGCCGTACAAATTTGTCCATAGCCTCCTTGCTCATCATATGTTCCGTGCGTGTCTGCCTACGTGGTGGCTACAAGCAACAGCTGCTCCCTAAGCAAAATGATTGTTGGTTACCATATGGGTTAAACTTAGGTTGCCATATAGGCTGCGGTgcaaatttaaataataaatcatcCGTGGGCTCCTTTTTAGAAATCAATCCCAGTAATTTATTGCCCATCAAAACCCACGTGTGGCCCACATAACGGCGTAACTGGGTCAAGTGAAGTGAATTAAATCCACCCTCTGTCATGTCTAACTCTTGTCTGCAACGAGAAAGTGAAGCCTAACGGTGAACTGACATATTTGTCACTTCAGTAAAGGGAAagcaaagagaaataaaaacacactgatcactgaaatgtctcaattctcaaaaagtgaaaaacattacCTCATTCATTTGTATTGCATGGATACTGTCACCCTGGCTGTGCTGACCTAGCCCTGCCATGTGGACAAGGCAGTGAATTAAACATAACGATGGCTGAAAGGGGGTAAAGCATATTTTAGTTTGCAGACATAATTATACCCAAAGTATCCAAAAGTAGCTGGTCAACATTTTACCACCCATATCATAGAAGTTACAGAGCACACAGTTATACAGAAGCTCTGAACAGACACTTTGCCAAAGTTTGGCTCATTAAGCCGTGTTTCTAATTCAAGTCACACtcccactgcacacactgagCCTGTGGTTTTCTTCAGTTAGcaaatgctgcagctcagctgcATATGTGGCAGTTGTCTTGGTTTTGGTTAAGTCTCATCTTTCCTCAAACCTGAAACAAACCTGTACATCTAGAGGCCCAGACTTCAGtcggcagcagcaacagtgaagCAGGTAATCGTGGTCCCACGGCCCCTCTTGGCAGTATAACATAAGACCAAAACCACAAGGCTGTAAAAATAACCACCAATAACCATTTACTGGATAATAAATGAGACACTGGCCCCGAGCTTTAGTTTCTGCCTTTTTATATACCAGCCCAAACAGGCTctgctcctgtcacaaaaggATGAACTTGAACAACAAAGCTAATATTATAAGATATTTTGCAAGAATGTGGTCACTTTGTTTTACAAGTAAAGTTCAAAATGAGAAAGTCTGGGTCATAGATGAGTAGCAAATTATTGTATAGCTCAGACTTTGAACTTTCAACTACTTCCTACCAATTCTAAAAATCATAAATATCCCTTTTGACTTTCATTGCTGTTGCCCAAAGGCCACAAATTCAGTACTCTGGTCACATTTCTTTCTACTGGGCATCTAAAAATGCAGATAAGTATTGAGAAGtcgtttgacattttgttaaaAAGGCGTATGTGCTTTCTCGCTGCTCTTTGCATATAACTTCAGCAATAAAGAGAATGAGTGCATTTCTgaaaaactattcctttaaataatgcagaaataaaGCAACAAGAACAGCGTATGCCTCAGCcttaaatgcagctgaaagacTTGCTGTTATGCATCCTGTACAGTATAGCCTGTTGAGTTCTCAGGGTAAAAGGACAACTTAATTTATGCAACACTGCCATCCTGTGGACTCCTGGTAAACTGCATTTAGACCAAAATCAGGACACACATTGCAAACAGGCCTGTGAGTCAGTGCCActtctgtttccagttttcCCATCTTTCTGTAACGTATTCAACTATTCCTCcacaaaaaatataaatcagcCTATGATTTCAAATCATAGATAAACACCTTTAATAACTTGACAAAACACCACAGctacagcacacagacagacatttgttTTAGGTGATTCAGATAGTAagacacaaacagtgaaaagttgacagttaaaataataatagcagctggagcaaaaaggaaagaaaaagactaTATGAGGACAGAGAGAGTTTGTCCAAGTACATGTCAATGCCAGTGCTCTGATAGTAGTCCTATCAAGAGTACTATGACAAGAAATAGAAATCCAAATTTGTCTCGACATACATAGCCTAATACTTTCCAGTGGTTCTGCCAATAGCTTTTCAGCACCCAACACCgctcaaaacaacacaaacacgcagcaTTATTAAAAGACTTTTACACTAAAATAGAGGGAATACAGCCCGCCTCCCCCTCAAACGCTGAAACATTCGGTATGCACAGACgctcacgcacgcacgcacacaaacctacacacacaaactccagtTTAAATAGTTATTAATTAGGTCCTGATTACAACTTCTTAACTTCAAAAAACCTCATCAGCAAAGCCGGAAGCAAGCAAGTTTAACCCTCTGTAACTGGTACATAGGGTGCTACATTTCAGCTTGAATTTTACACCATCACtcctagagagagagagagaaagaaacatacaaaaatatcAGCCACGTTAACCATGAGCTCAAAAGATCAGGACAAAGAGGTGTAGTTTCATTTCAAAGAGGTTGTATTGCTATGTCACTGGCTGATGTAGAGGGCAGTGACAGATGGTAGTTTTGTTGCCAGACTTCTTATACTTCACATAACCTGTCGCTGAGAGCAATGCATAACTACCATTACAGTATATTGCTGGGTGAAACTAACTTTTCTTCAACAAAAGGCTTCATTCACGCATTAAAGGTCCCTTGAAATGGCTTGTCACTTTTTCAGTGGTTTTAGGCATTTCTGCATGAAACCCAATACGGGGTGGAGATCAACACAGATGTGAGACATGACTTTATCCCAGTGGTAAGAAAATATACGTTAGCAGTGGAGACAGCTGTCAATGATGTTTTTGCAGGCCAACATCCAAGTACACAGCTGTGACTCATGTCATTGCTGCCACTGCTTTAGTTACCTTTGCAGACCTGCAGGTTTGGACCAAAGGGATGACCGGATCCCACGCAAAATTAAGACTGGATTCAACTGGTTGGAGATCTTTGAATAGTCCAAGAATATTCTGATATAAACGCAGGTCAACTGCATTTTAGGATCATATTTGGCACATGATGAGTGGGGGAAAAACACACCTAGTGACACAagtgacaacaaaacaaaggcatttttcatttcatgggaCCTTTAAAGATGCATACAGGGTTTTATACTTTTTTGCCGAACTGATAAAGATTTAAGAACTGTTGTCTGTAGAACAGATACCACAGTCCAGTTGTAGTCACACTTCTGTCACAGTGCACTGTCCATCAGGACTACGTGAGCGGAGACTGAGTGCAGAGCTGGAGGCCCCCCCCCTTGGAGGCATTCTGGCTGGCTGCCTCTCTCTTAGCGTTCTTTGCCTATGTCTTCTCCGTGGCATCGATTCCTCTCCCTCGCACTCCCTTTCCTCCTCGCTCTCACTGCTGCCGGATGCATACTCATACGTCTGTGGCTCATCGTCTCCTTCAACCTCTTCACCCTCTGGCTGGCTGATTAGGAGCTGGGAGAAAGACTCTTCCAGGGTTGAGGGTGAAGGAGAAAGGGGACTGGTAAGATGGCGGCCCAGGAGTGTTGGAGGTCTAACGGGGGGAAGAGACACCATAATCCCAAAGGAAGAAGACTGTGATTGGCCTGCAGTGTCTGATCCATCAGCTGAGCTGATGCGTTCTGTTGCAACTGGGGTGACGACTGGTAATGCAGGAATTGGGACAGGTTCAGGATCTAACCTCAGTCCCGCGACTCCCTTCTTGGGGATATCTACAACATCGCGTTTTATCTTGCGTCTGCGGCCATGCTCATTCCGGCGATACTGCACCATGTTCTCAAGGTCAGCCACATAAAGGAACCCTGCAATCAGCATCTCCGTGCTCTTACTGCCCTTAGAGAAGGCCTCCTCCAACTCACGGCTGGTCCTCTCATCATACTGCCACCAGCCGTTGCGGCCCTCATAGTACCATACAAAGTCTCCACAAGAAACGGCCCCTGACCCTACACTCCGGCTCACTCCcgcagctgctgctttcagttcATCAGGTGAGAGGAGAACCGGCCGCTCCAGGAAGTCCTCTGGGATTTCTTGTCGGCAGAGAGCACAGCGCTTGCTGTGCCAGGAGGCACCtttcacacacaggaaacagaagacGTGGCAACATGGGAGGCGTACGGGGTggatgcagctctgcaggcagaTGGCACACTCTGGGGTGCTGGTGGAAGTGGAAGGGTCCGCAGCACAAGTATCACCTACGTCCTCTATCAGCTTGGAGGGGGCAAGGGCATTCACTGAGCAGTCCACTTCTCCACAGCCTGCCatactgcagagaaaatcatTGCATTATCACAACAGATCTGCCTGGTGACACGTGTGTGGCAACAAATAGCTTTAGCTTGTATACTTGAATTTAACGTGAACAGACATACAGGTTAGTGCGGTTCACACTTTACATGCGCTGCTATTTTGAGTTTTGGGAACGCCCACGTACACAGAGCATACACTTACGGTTTCTGCGAAAAATACACATCAATGAAATAGTTTCCACTTCATGCTAGTTTAGGAAATTAAAGCATGTGATAGAAAGGATTGGCTGACATCCCTACAATTGCACATGAGCTCATGCCAACGATTTATATCAAAGGCCTCTTTTCTGCTGTCTGACGGAGCTAACATTACCGCTAAGCTAACGTCAGCTAACTCGctatttaaaaacaacacatattcacacatctATAAAACTGCATATTCCTAACAGTGGTGCTAGAGATTCGTCTGTTTATTGTGAAGTAACACTAGACCCAAGGTACTGTGAAGTTTTTGTCAGGCTAACAGCCAACAagcgttagctaacgttaactggACAGCTGCTATAGCATACgtagttagcatgttagcagtcaGTGTACTTGCCGGCTATTTAACTTTTCTGTAAATAAAACGTCACTCACCTGAACACTGAGATTCTTTGGCGTCCTCAGCAGAAGCGCAGATGGATATATTTATGAAACTGCATTTACATTTGGTTATGAAGTTATACACGCCAAGTAATGACGGCGTTATAGCTGGGACATTGTTCCGGCCAAGCCCATCTCACGCCAATGCTCCTGGACCGGGCTCACGTCGTTGTCAGTACCAATCCACATGTTCTGTAGATCGAGCTCACGCGTTTATGCCTCCTGGTATGAACGTAACGAGCAGAGACAAGAGAGGCAAGTTTACTCGCTGACTACAAAGAAAACGTTTTTCAGTGAAGAGCCTCCCTTTCTCCCAGTTGAATTTTTAGAAATGAATAATTTcaattgttgatttttttattatattgttgtgTCATGTTTGCATAATGCCCAAACTATATCTACAAGTGCCTACAAGTTATAACTTCAATGcattataaatacatatatatgtatctacatacatatatttctatacatatatacacatgtatgtgtatatatacatacatacatatgtgtatatactgtacatatagacacatacatacatatacatatacatgcacacattatCTTATGTAAGGGGAGGTTTATGGTAGCTTGTATTCATTAAaggtctgttttatttattttttcatttcattggtctattttattgtttattgtctatatacattttagtacatttcagctgctgtaagtacatttcactggcatattttattgtttattgtttagtatatttttattgtcttagtatatttttatttctggtatatcTTTATTGCATTtaggaatatttttactgcatgttgatttattttattctagtatcttaattttattttataatctttcttatctttcttattatcttgtttctaacatgggggttgcaatgcaaatttcattgacatgtcatgctcaatgacaataaagaaaattTGAAATCTTACAGGGAGATTTTGACATTATTGC
This region includes:
- the LOC121622019 gene encoding E3 ubiquitin-protein ligase rnf146-like, producing MAGCGEVDCSVNALAPSKLIEDVGDTCAADPSTSTSTPECAICLQSCIHPVRLPCCHVFCFLCVKGASWHSKRCALCRQEIPEDFLERPVLLSPDELKAAAAGVSRSVGSGAVSCGDFVWYYEGRNGWWQYDERTSRELEEAFSKGSKSTEMLIAGFLYVADLENMVQYRRNEHGRRRKIKRDVVDIPKKGVAGLRLDPEPVPIPALPVVTPVATERISSADGSDTAGQSQSSSFGIMVSLPPVRPPTLLGRHLTSPLSPSPSTLEESFSQLLISQPEGEEVEGDDEPQTYEYASGSSESEEERECEGEESMPRRRHRQRTLRERQPARMPPRGGASSSALSLRSRSPDGQCTVTEV